GCGATCTGGGTGTTCTTGATCGACAGCGCCTGATCCAGGCTCTTGCCCTTGACCCATTCGGTCACCAGCGAGCTCGACGCGATCGCCGAGCCGCAACCGTAGGTCTTGAACTTGGCGTCCTCGATCAGGCCGGTGGCCGGATTCACCTTGATCTGCAGCTTCATCACGTCGCCGCAGGCGGGCGCGCCCACCATGCCGGTGCCCACGGTCTCGTCGCCCTTCTCGAAGGCGCCGACGTTGCGGGGGTTTTCGTAGTGATCAACAACCTTGTCGCTGTATGCCATGATCTTTCTCCAACGAGTCTTGTGATGAGCGGCCGTTCAGTGGGCGGTCCACTGGATGGTCGAGATGTCGATGCCGTCCTTGTACATGTCCCACAGCGGCGAGAGTTCGCGCAGCTTGGCGACACGGTCCTTCAGCACCGTTACCGCGTAGTCGATTTCTTCTTCGGTCGTGAAACGGCCGATGGTCATGCGCAGCGAGCTGTGGGCCAGCTCGTCGCTGCGGCCCAGCGCGCGCAGTACATAGCTGGGCTCGAGGCTGGCCGAGGTGCAGGCCGAGCCGGACGACACCGCAAGGCCCTTGACGCCCATGATCAGCGACTCGCCCTCGACATAGTTGAACGAGATGTTCAGGTTGTGCGGCACGCGCTGTTCGAGGTCGCCATTGATGAAGACCTGCTCGATGCCGCTCAGGCCGTCGATCAGGCGCTTCTGCAACGCGCGGATGCGCTCGTTCTCGCTCGCCATCTCTTCCTTGGCGATGCGGTAGGCCTCGCCCATGCCGACGATCTGGTGCGTCGCCAGGGTGCCGGAGCGCATGCCGCGCTCATGGCCGCCGCCATGCATCTGAGCCTCCAGGCGCACGCGCGGCTTGCGGCGCACGAACAGCGCGCCGATGCCCTTGGGGCCGTAGGTCTTGTGCGAGGCCAGGCTCATCAGGTCGATCGGCAGCTGGGTGATGTCGATCGCGATCTTGCCGGTGGCCTGGGCCGCGTCGACATGGAACACGATGCCCTTCTCGCGGCAGATGTTGCCGATCGCGGTGACGTCCTGGATCACGCCGATCTCGTTGTTGACGAACAGCACCGAGACCAGGATGGTGTCCTCGCGCAGCGCGGCCTTGAAGGCGCCCAGATCCAGCAGGCCATCCTCGCGGACATCCAAGTAGGTCACATCGAAGCCCTGGCGCTCCAGCTCGCGGCAGGTGTCCAGCGTGGCCTTGTGCTCGGTCTTCAGGGTGATGATGTGCTTGCCGCGCGTCTTGTAGAACTGCGCCGCACCCTTGATCGCCAGGTTGATCGACTCGGTCGCACCCGAGGTCCAGACGATTTCGCGCGGGTCGGCGTTGATCAGCGAGGCCACCTGCTCGCGCGCCTTCTCGACCGCCGCTTCCGCTTCCCAACCCCAGGCATGACTGCGCGAGGCCGGATTGCCGAAATGCTCGCGCAGCCAGGGGATCATGGCTTCGACCACGCGCGGGTCGACCGGCGTCGTCGCGCCATAGTCCATGTAGATCGGGAAGTGAGGCGTCATGTCCATGTTCTTGCTAGCTTCTTGACTTCGTCGGGTCGTCTTATTTGGTCAGGGCATTGCCCAGGGCGAACACCGAATTCGGGGCGGTGATGCGGATCGGCTTGACCACCGGGACCGTGGAGATTGCGCGCTTGATCGGCGCCTCCTCGATGGTCACGCCCTTGGCGAGCTGGTCTTCCACCAGCTTGCGCAGCGAGACGGAATCCAGGTACTCGATCATCTTGGCGTTCAGGCTGGTCCACAGCTCGTGCGTGATGCAGCGGCCGGTGTCCTCGCCCATGCAGTTTTCCTTGCCACCGCAGCCGGTGGCGTCGATCGGCTCGTCGACCGCGACGATGATGTCGGCGACGGTGATCTCCTCGCTCTTGCGGCCCAGCGAATAGCCGCCGCCCGGGCCGCGCGTGCTCTCCACCAGCTCATGGCGGCGCAGCTTGCCGAACAGCTGCTCCAGATAGGACAGCGAGATCTGCTGGCGCTGGCTGATGGCCGCCAGCGCCACCGGGCCACTGTTTTCGCGCAGGGCCAAATCAATCATCGCGGTGACGGCAAAGCGACCTTTGGTGGTGAGACGCATAGAACTTCTCCTTCGGCTCGGTAAAGCCAACGGCCTCGGCAACAGCGGATATGCCAGCGAACTGGGCAGACCGGGGCTGGCCGAGCGAGGCTCACGGGTTAACCCTTGGGTATGCCCGAGCATTTTACTCAATTATCGCCAAGCGTGCCGAGCAGCCCTCCCGGGCGGCCCTCAAAGCCCTTAGCAAACCACAGGGAAACCCGGGGCGGGTTTCGGCCAGCGCCTCTCAGGCGCGCTTGGCCGGACGTTTTTCCGGCTGGATGGGCACGATATTGTCGTGCACCGCGGCGCCGAAGGCCTGCTCGCGCAGTTGGGCCAGTTGGTCGCGCACCCGCGCAGCCTTCTCGAACTCCAGGTTGCGGGCATGCTCCAGCATCTGCTTTTCCAGCTGGGCGATGCGCTTGCCGAGGTCCTTCTCGGACAACTCCTCCACCTGGGCGGCCTGCATCAGCTTGCTGTCGTCGCGGCCCGGCTTGTCGGAGTAGACACCCTCGATCAGCTCCTTGATGCGCTTGTTCAGGCCGCGCGGCGTGATGCCATTGGCCTCGTTGAAGGCCATCTGCTTGCTGCGGCGGCGCTCGGTCTCGTCGATCGCCTTGCGCATCGAGTCGGTGATCCGGTCGCCGTAGAGGATGGCCTTGCCGTTCAGGTTGCGCGCCGCCCGGCCGATGGTCTGGATCAGGCTGCGCTCGGCGCGCAGGAAGCCCTCCTTATCGGCGTCCAGGATCGCCACCAGCGAGACCTCGGGGATGTCCAGTCCTTCGCGCAAGAGATTGATGCCGACCAGCACGTCGAAGGTGCCCAGCCGCAGGTCGCGCAGGATCTCGACCCGCTCGACCGTGTCCACGTCCGAGTGCAGATAGCGCACCTTGACGCCGTTGTCGCTCAGATAGTCGGTCAGCTGCTCGGCCATGCGCTTGGTCAGCGTGGTGATCAGCACCCGCTCGTTGGCCTCGACCCGCAGCCGGATCTCCTGCAGCACATCGTCCACTTGGTGCGTGGCCGGCCGCACCTCGACCACCGGGTCGACCAGACCGGTCGGCCGCACCACCTGCTCGACCACCTGGCCGGCGTTGTCCTTCTCGTACTGGGCCGGCGTGGCCGAGACGAACACCGCCTGGCGCATCTTGCGCTCGAACTCGGCAAACTTCAGCGGCCGGTTGTCCATCGCCGAGGGCAGCCGGAAGCCGTACTCGACCAGGGTGGTCTTGCGCGCCCGGTCGCCGTTGTACATGCCGCCGAACTGGCCGATCAGCACATGGCTCTCGTCCAGGAACATCAGCGCGTCGCTGGGCAGGTAGTCGACCAGGGTCGGCGGCGGCTCGCCCGGCGCGGCACCCGACAGATGCCGGGTGTAGTTCTCGATGCCCTTGCAGTGGCCCACCTCCTGCAGCATTTCCAAATCGAAGCGGGTGCGCTGCTCCAGGCGCTGCGCCTCGACCAACTTGCCGTCGGCGACGAACTGGCCGACCCGCTCGCGCAGCTCGGCCTTGATGCCCTCCAACGCCTCCAGCACCTTCTCGCGCGGCGTCACGTAGTGGCTGCTGGGATAGACCGTGAAGCGCGGGATCTTCTGGCGGATCTGTCCGGTCAGCGGGTCGAACAGCGACAGGCCGTCGACCTCGTCGTCGAACAGCTCGATGCGCACCGCCAGCTCCGAATGCTCGGCGGGAAAGACGTCGATGGTGTCGCCGCGTACCCGGAAGGCGCCGCGGCTGAACTCCATCTCATTGCGGGTGTACTGCATACGGATCAGCTGGGCGATCACGTCGCGCTGGCCCATCTTGTCGCCCACGCGCAGGGTCATCACCATGTGG
This genomic stretch from Roseateles sp. DAIF2 harbors:
- the iscU gene encoding Fe-S cluster assembly scaffold IscU yields the protein MAYSDKVVDHYENPRNVGAFEKGDETVGTGMVGAPACGDVMKLQIKVNPATGLIEDAKFKTYGCGSAIASSSLVTEWVKGKSLDQALSIKNTQIAEELALPPVKIHCSILAEDAIKAAVDDYRAKHGAPTAAEAVAVAQ
- a CDS encoding IscS subfamily cysteine desulfurase, yielding MDMTPHFPIYMDYGATTPVDPRVVEAMIPWLREHFGNPASRSHAWGWEAEAAVEKAREQVASLINADPREIVWTSGATESINLAIKGAAQFYKTRGKHIITLKTEHKATLDTCRELERQGFDVTYLDVREDGLLDLGAFKAALREDTILVSVLFVNNEIGVIQDVTAIGNICREKGIVFHVDAAQATGKIAIDITQLPIDLMSLASHKTYGPKGIGALFVRRKPRVRLEAQMHGGGHERGMRSGTLATHQIVGMGEAYRIAKEEMASENERIRALQKRLIDGLSGIEQVFINGDLEQRVPHNLNISFNYVEGESLIMGVKGLAVSSGSACTSASLEPSYVLRALGRSDELAHSSLRMTIGRFTTEEEIDYAVTVLKDRVAKLRELSPLWDMYKDGIDISTIQWTAH
- the iscR gene encoding Fe-S cluster assembly transcriptional regulator IscR — its product is MRLTTKGRFAVTAMIDLALRENSGPVALAAISQRQQISLSYLEQLFGKLRRHELVESTRGPGGGYSLGRKSEEITVADIIVAVDEPIDATGCGGKENCMGEDTGRCITHELWTSLNAKMIEYLDSVSLRKLVEDQLAKGVTIEEAPIKRAISTVPVVKPIRITAPNSVFALGNALTK
- the uvrB gene encoding excinuclease ABC subunit UvrB, whose amino-acid sequence is MQETPNVQPAAVADSEAPKGEFVSFEGSPYELFQPFPPAGDQPTAIAQLCEGINDGLSFQTLLGVTGSGKTYTMANVIARLGRPAIIFAPNKTLAAQLYSEFREFFPKNAVEYFVSYYDYYQPEAYVPQRDLFIEKDSAINEQIEQLRLSCTKSLLERRDVVIVASVSAIYGIGNPSDYHHMVMTLRVGDKMGQRDVIAQLIRMQYTRNEMEFSRGAFRVRGDTIDVFPAEHSELAVRIELFDDEVDGLSLFDPLTGQIRQKIPRFTVYPSSHYVTPREKVLEALEGIKAELRERVGQFVADGKLVEAQRLEQRTRFDLEMLQEVGHCKGIENYTRHLSGAAPGEPPPTLVDYLPSDALMFLDESHVLIGQFGGMYNGDRARKTTLVEYGFRLPSAMDNRPLKFAEFERKMRQAVFVSATPAQYEKDNAGQVVEQVVRPTGLVDPVVEVRPATHQVDDVLQEIRLRVEANERVLITTLTKRMAEQLTDYLSDNGVKVRYLHSDVDTVERVEILRDLRLGTFDVLVGINLLREGLDIPEVSLVAILDADKEGFLRAERSLIQTIGRAARNLNGKAILYGDRITDSMRKAIDETERRRSKQMAFNEANGITPRGLNKRIKELIEGVYSDKPGRDDSKLMQAAQVEELSEKDLGKRIAQLEKQMLEHARNLEFEKAARVRDQLAQLREQAFGAAVHDNIVPIQPEKRPAKRA